The stretch of DNA ttttttttacctcCATTGTCAGTCTTGTTTCAACAACGTCGTTGCTGCAATTCTTGCAACCGTTCGAGATTGAAATCAATGCAACCGTTGCTCGAGGAACCTATGTGTATTACAGTAGAAACTGGTATATAAAACTTCCCCGTCGCGCGGTTATACGTTAAGAAcgattcattttaattgattCTGCTAATTATAATTGAACGACATACGCGACGTTCGTTTTATTCGCTCGACGATAAAAGCGCACGGTTAATCTCGTTATTTTACAAGTCGATCGATCTGTTTTATGAAAGCTCGAAGACTAGAGTTTTTCATTAGTCATTCGATCgacagaaataattaatagaagCTGTGCTGACGTAACggttaataacagtatcgtgtAACAACTTATTCAACTCGAGACTTGCTCAACCCTTTCTCTGCGAGCAACgcgtatacagggtgtcccgttTTAACACTAGATTGCCGGTGCGAGTCAATTTGACACATTTAGGATTTggataatttcttttttaaacatGTTGGGTTTTATTAGAATTACTAATTCCTTCCCCTCTTTAGTTCCAAAAATCCATATGTGTTGTACCTGTTTTGACAGATGCGAGTAGTAGTTAAtctatttatcattttctacTACATCTCTCTTGTCTCTCGGTAATTGTCATTTCTCGGCCGACAGGTCGTAACTTAGGTAACCCATGCGGcgggaattttaatgaaaaaagtGCGTGCCGCAAGGCGTTAACATTGTATAATAAGGTCGGTATTCGTGAAAGCTTTTAACGCGACGAAGGTCGATGTTCTCGTTAATTAATGCGACGGGCATACACGCGGCAAAGTTGTTCTTGCAAAACGTAACAAACGATTCGTTCCTTCGCGTAAATTTCAcgtttaatttatataacgATTCGTGTGTCAATCGGGATAATTCAGGGGTGGGCAAATAACGGCCCGCTAAGAATATTTTTTGTGGCCCGCCAAGACAGAAAAATCCGCCTTGAACCGAGATTTatattgaatttatatttattttatttattttaacaaagtTAACTTATTTTTAAAGGTGCGGCCCTCCGCCAACCTCCGCTTCCACAAAATGGCCCCCGAGCCAAAAAATTGCCCGCCCCTGGGCTAAATAATCTTTATCTCTCGTCGAACGCACATCTGTGCCCGCAGCTATGCCCGCGGGCCGCTTTGGGCGCTCGCGCCATTTTCCATTATCGAGGGGCGCATCTGCtttctcgatgaaatttaGCAGGTTGAAAGGTTCTTCTATGCTGTATTGCAACGTTGTTAAATATGTACGCGGAGGCGTGCAACGAGCGAGAAAGAAAACGAGAGCTGAAACGAGACGGATACCGATAGATTTCTATGCTGCGCTTTTAGGACGGCTCCTTTTACCATGGCGCACGACTTCTCGTGTTATGTAGTCAGTCAAGTATCCGTGACTAGACAGGACGATAATTTTCAACGTTCTCCTTCCAATCCAGCTCTTACCTCGTTCAGGTTTCAAGATTTACTGAAGCACGACTATCCTTTCGATAgtatttcaaatattccaaTATTATGGATAAAAGCGTTCGTTCTTGAGCATAGGTCAGGTTAGACGACCTAACCTTACATTATCTCGCGTAAACGAtcaactttttaaatatcatattCCAGAGACTTAAAAGGAATACAAATGGTTATCCGACGAGATATCTTTTAATTTCTAGAGTTTTCTTTTCATAAATCATGCTCGCAGTGTgtaaagaaaaagtaaaatcgACGGGAAAAATCTGTTCTATGTAAATGAATCAACCAGGTGTCAGTTTATTTATCTTCTCTCGATTGGTATTAATTTATGCTCATGCCCGGTGCTTTACACTAATTAACCGAGTAAAGATAACGATGCAGCTAAAAAGTATAACGTGGAATAATTGCGAATATAATAAAACCTCTCATCAGTGTAATTGCTGATTTAAACGACAATGCTGTGAAAATACCTTTTTCCACTTTGTTACGAAACTATTCTGAATCACATTCCATAGGTTCGCTTAGATTCCAGATGCGAGATTGTTGCACGAAACACTTTCATATTTTACCATGCATATATTACAATATACAAGGTGTAACAATAATGCATGAGAAATGttttgaaaatgtttttttttttatatttcagtAATGAGAGTTTTAGATAGAATCGTTCTATTTCGCGGGCGTtctttttattgtaaattaaCGTGAGTTACGTTGAGCCATTGACTATTGTAAAGATCATAAGCGCGTTTCTATGCCGGGGAAATGCAAAGAAAAGCGAAAGGACTAAAAGCGATTTCGAAGCCGATTAATGTTTTAGAAAACGTATACGACTTACCGCACCATTGCATTTTACGTTTCTATTTATGTCAACGTTGCTTTCCCTTCGTTGTTACGATTAAGTGTCACGAGAAGACGAGCAAACGCTCGGCAAGATCTCTCTTCGCATTGTGTTCCAATTGCAGTTAAATTAAAGGTTGCCAACTCGTTCGCCTCGCTGGTGTTAATTATCCCTGGAACACTTTCGGGGTCATGGTTAACAGGACACCGTGAAAGATCATTTTTAACAAAGTTATAGTTACCTTTTAAGGAGCCGTCGATCTCTACAGGATGTTCCCGGTTTGGCGGCAACCGGAAAGGGGTGAAACGCGTTTGCGACGCCATCTATCGTGAACTTCTATAAACGCGCGCTTTTCAATTTCGTCGATAGATGCCGTCTTTACACTTGAAAAATCGCcacttgaaaatataataaatatgaaGTCTAAATTTATGAAACTCATCTAAATTTATATAAGCAAAAGTATAGTACCGTTTAATTTTGCttcgaaaatataataaactgCATTTTTAGAAGAATATAATAATCTCAGAAAGGGAACTTTCTATGGAATCTTCCTCAATAAAATGATCCTTTATTTCTTACTTAAACGATTACCTCTATCTTGATCCAACAAGGAAGTTTCAATTTTCGATTGAGCATCGTCAAATATCCGCTCGGTAACCGATCAAAGAAACCGCAAATAACTTTCGCTACTTTTTATGACACGATCTCTCGTGACTAGCGTTTTCTTGTCGTCTCTTTAATTTCAGGAAGCGTAACTCAAGGGCGGTAATAATCAGTTATTTAAAATCCTTATTTCGTTCTAAATGTATATCGTAAGATAAGGTAGGAATCCTCAGGGCCGGTTATGGGAATCCTTATATTTGAGGTCAGGAAATGTTTCAGTATTTCATGTTCCCGTTTTGGACGAACGTTCAAACGCAACAGAACAAATCAGTTACGCGTTCACTTTCTTTTCAGGTGTTGACCAGCAGAATAACCTGTTGGCTGCTACTCGTCTGCTTGATCGTACTTTTCGGCAACCTTGACAATGCAGAAGGTAATGTACAGCAGTCGGTGCCACGTTCcctaaataaatgaaataataattaacatagAAACATACTTGGAATAGGTGCACGAAAAAGATTTCGCAGGCCAACAACTGCCGCCCCGTCGATCTCGAACGATCAGGAAGTCTCGGCTAGCGTGAACAGGTTCAAAGTCACACGAAATCGTATCACCAACAAAAgtaaaaagaatgaaattcaaattggAAAATCGGAAGACTACAAGGTAGGTACGATAATGAATTGAACGGCAGAGCTGAGtgaaatctaattaaaatgaaataaacatcGATTCGATTTCTGTAGATTGTATGCTATTATACCAACTGGTCTCAATACCGGACGAAACTTGGAAAATTCATGCCTGAAGATATACAACCCGACTTGTGCACTCACATTATCTTCGCGTTCGGTTGGCTGAAAAAGAACAAACTGACCAGTTTCGAATCAAACGATGAAACTAAAGATGGAAAGATCGGATTATACGAGAAAATTGTAAATCTAAAGAAAGCTAATCCGTCTCTAAAAATTTTACTTGCAATTGGTAAATTCATTTCTAAAATATatctatataataattatgtattgaaattgattaattatatGATTATTAGGTGGTTGGTCCTTTGGTACTCAAAAATTCAAAGACGTATCCTCGACCAGGTACGCAAGACAAACCTTCATTTACAGCGCTATACCATATTTAAGAGACAGAAATTTCGACGGTCTCGATATCGATTGGGAATATCCGAAAGGAGGTGACGACAAGAAGAATTACGTTCTTCTATTGAAAGGTAACTTAAGGATCGTAGTACTACAACCCtagcttttatttttattaaaaatcgtTAATCTTAAATTTGCAGAGCTTCGAGAAGCATTCGAAGCTGAGGCTCAAGAGAAGAAAATGCCAAGACTTTTGTTAACAGCTGCCGTGCCAGTTGGTCCTGATAATGTTAAGAGTGGATACGATGTCCCAGCTGTTGCCAGGTAATGcaagatatttaataatatacttCAACCGTGACATTAACATTTCTCCATAATTGTCCGTCAATATTTCTTCAGTTACTTGGACTTCATCAATCTAATGGCGTACGACTTTCACGGTAAATGGGAAAGAGAAACGGGTCACAACGCCCCTTTGTACGCTTCGTCGTTGGACTCCGAATGGCAGAAGCAGCTGAGCGTAGACAACGCAGCTTCGATGTGGGTCCGTTTGGGTGCACCCaaagagaaattaataatCGGCATGCCAACCTACGGACGATCCTTCACTCTCTCGAATCCCGCAAATTTCCGTGTTCATTCACCTGCTAGCGGCGGTGGAAAGGCTGGCGAATACACCAAGGAATCTGGCTTTCTTGCCTATTACGAGGTATTTGCCAATCGCTTCGCTCGAAACGTGAGCCATCGTTGACAAATGGTGCCATTTCGAGGAGaggaatttaaattgaaacgGATATTTTATCTTATTATATCAACCGGTTGAATGATCTTTGTTACAAGAATCCAAGCTTCCTATTTTTCTAGATTTGCGAGATGCTACAAAATGGCGCGATCTACATCTGGGACGACGAGATGAAGGTACCTTATATGGTACTGAACGATCAGTGGGTCGGTTTCGACGACGAGAAATCAACTCGAATTAAAATGGACTGGCTGAAGAACAAGGGCTACGGTGGAGCTATGGTGTGGACTGTTGAtatggacgatttcaatggcACCGTTTGCGGTGGAAACGTTAGGTATCCTTTAATCGGAGCGATGAGAGAAGAATTGCTGGGAATTTCTAGAGGTTCCAATGCTAAGGACGTTGATTGGAGCGCTGTTGCTTCTACCGTCTCGGAAAATATCTTGAAGAAACCGGAACCGTACAAAATCTCGGTCAGCGATGTTCTTAGTAAAGCGAAGAAAGTTCAGAAAACATCTCAACTTGTTATCAGCCCTCCTAACAATGGTACTTAATCTATTACTCGAAATTCTATGCTATGTTCGGTTTGAAACAAGAATTCCTTTCTTCTTTGCAGAAAGGGAAGCCCAATCtttttgttatttaacaaATTGGTCGCACAGAAGGCCAGGTGCTGGTAAATTCATGCCGGAGGACATCGATCCTACTCTTTGCACCCACATAGTTTACGCATTCGCGACCCTGAAGAACCATTTGCTGGTGGAAGAAAGCGATAAAGACGCGGAGATGTACGGACGACTGATCGCTCTTCGCGATAAAAATCCGGATATCAAAGTACCATTTTTATTGACGTTCCTGAAAATTCGTTTaccttgaaattaaaattgtaattttttaatttctcaattaCAATGTAATAGATACTATTGGCAATCGGTGGCTGGGCATTCGGATCGACGCCATTCAAAGAATTAACCAGCAATACTTTCCGTATGAATCAATTCGTCTACGAAGCCATTGATTTCCTGAGAGAATACAAATTCGATGGTCTAGATGTTGATTGGGAATATCCTCGGTAATTTCTTTCGATTTTcctaatgtaatttttatgcGGAGGAAATTTTTATGAGAATCAATTCTTCAGAGGTGGAGACGATCGAACAGCCTATGTAAATCTTTTGAAAGAACTTCGACTCGCTTTCGAGGGTGAAGCGAAGAGTTCCAATCAaccaaaattaattttgtcaGCGGCTGTGCCTGCTAGTTTCGAAGCAATTGCTGCTGGGTAagctttgaatttttctttctctcctttcaTACATTCCTactcttatttttaattattttagatACGACGTACCTGAGATATCTAAATACCTAGATTTCATCAACGTCATGACATACGATTTTCATGGCCAATGGGAAAGACAAGTTGGTCACAACAGCCCTCTGTTTCCCTTGGAAAGCGCGACCAGTTATCAGAAAAAATTGACAGTTGATTATAGCGCGAGGGAATGGGTGAAACAGGGTGCTCCGAAAGAGAAGTTAATGATCGGTATGCCAACATACGGAAGATCTTTCACATTAGTGGACAAAGAGAAGTTTGATATCGGTGCACCAGCATCCGGAGGAGGTACAGCTGGTAACTTCACTAATGAATCCGGATTTCTCTCCTACTACGAGGTATATTTACAGGATTAACTTCCTCTTAAGTATGTTACAACGTGTTTACAGCGCTAATGCTATTAAACGAACACATGTAGATCTGTGGCTTCCTGAACGAAGATAACACTACCCTAGTATGGGACAGCGAGCAACAAGTACCATTTGCTTACAAAGACGACCAATGGGTCGGATTCGATGATGAAAGAAGCCTTATAAATAAGGTATACATTGTGTgaataattgttaataattttgatttttttttttattaataagtatTGATTAATTATGTTAGATGCAATGGCTGAAAGAAGAAGGTTTCGGTGGTATAATGATCTGGTCCGTGGATATGGACGACTTTAAAGGAATCTGTGGATCTGGAAAATATCCGTTGATCAAAGCAATGAAGAAAGAGTTACAAGATTACAAAGTGAAGCTAGAATACGATGGTCCTTACGAGAGCAACCTGAGGAATGGGAGATATACCACCAAAGATCGTAAGTATCTCGTtgtaacaaattataattatttataaattcagCAATTGAAATAATGGAATGAAATGTTTGCAGCTCATGAAGTGACCTGCGACGAGGAAGATAACCACATATCGTATCATCAGGATAAAAACGATTGCACCATGTATTACATGTGCGAGGGTGAAAGGAAACACCACATGCCCTGCCCAGTGAATCTGGTATTCAACCCCAACGAGAACGTCTGCGATTGGCCAGAAAATGTCGAGGGTTGTCTGCAACACACGCAAGCGCCACCAGTGTAACAAAACGATACGCgatatttaagaaatattttctgcGGCACACGCGGTTGTGCTATAAAAATACGCGAGAAACGATAACAATGAATTTGAACGATTCGTTGAGAAATAAGTTGATAATTTGTTACCAATGCGTTGCCGTGAAATTTTGTCTTTCCacgaaattttctttctcttatcCTCCCCTTCCTggaattcctttttttatatCCTTACgcctttctttttatcttacCTCTGTCTCTGTCatctgtataaaaaaatgcaCGATATCGAACTACCATGATGGTTAcgttttgtaaataaaaagaaaaaagattttaCAAAAGAGACAATTTCCTTTCTCCTTTCGACCGGTGGTTAAGTGTGATAGCAAAGGGAAAGAATATTCTGCGTACGATTAACTAGTAGTTCTTCGTTTTACTTTGTAACTTTACATAAAAAATCATGATTTATCGTTCGTACTTCTTGTTCTTATATTTGGCTGGAAATTCATCCCTGTCTTTCACTGTTCTCTTTTAATCTAATAAGATTAATTCTAAAGTAAACATACAATGTCTAATGGTAcctcttttttatttcccatTATTCACGGCAGTAGGTATAGTTTTAAGGAGGGTACACCACCTTCAAGATCTCAAAATTCCTTCCCTTTAAACATTCCAACGATTCCAATCCTTTCCTTCATTTTAAgtctttataaaattttagtaGATGCCTTAATAACTTAAATGAAATTCTACTTTCCTATGTTAATTTTCAATCCCTGTTTGAAGTAATGTCTCAGTTATTCAAATGAAGAGCCAGTAGAGTGACTCCAAGTGAGGAACTCAATATGCAACAATagttaaaagaataatatctACTAAGGCCAACCAGGTGGTAGCTAATCTCTCATAATTGCCAGAGCTAAGGGCGGAAGCCTGGCAGGCAGTGTGAGGAGTTCCTAGAGTTAACAAAACTTTGTCAGACGAATGAGACGGAGTGGTCTCCGTGCAAACAGCTCTCCCAGCTATTGTTCTCAATTGTCTAGCATCCGACTGAGATGCTGTATGAATTTGCCTGGATTCGCGTAGCCATCTTCTCAACCACAAACTGAGCCATGCTATTTCACAATCGCATTCCAACGGATTTCCAGACACTTGCAATCCTCCTGAAACATCGGtacatttttttacatttccttcTTTAAACTTTGGAAAAAAATGTTCACCTACCAGCAACCATATTGGTCCCAACGCTTTCCCATGAAAGATTCCCATAAATGACAGAGGGACTAAGCTCGTTAATGTGATTGTTCCTCAAATCCAAAGTCAATTGTGACAATCTTTTGGTcaaagagagaaaaatatcAGATTGCAATCTTCTTACTCGAGTGTCCTTGATTCTTAATATCAATTCACCACCTTCGATAGTGGAGAATGCTTCCGAGGAGATCATTTCCAGATCATTTCCAGAAATCGTCAACTCTCTCAACTGTTTAGAGAAGACATTTTGTATCTGATGTTTCAATAAGTGTTCTGTCACTTGAATCTCTACGGTTCTCAATGGCAATCCGGTTAACAGGAAACGAAGGTGAAAACCATCAGCTTCGGGCCAAGTTTGAATTCGAAGATGCTTCAGGTATTTTAAGACTCGAAGGCAGTCTTTGTTCACGGACCTTATTTTATCTAGATTCCTCAGGTTCAGTTTTTCTAGCCTTGGGTAGCTCAGGAAACTTTCTTTTGTTAATTCCTAGATAAAAAGTTCGTGTAGAAGCtccaattattgaaattaaaatttttaatgaagatAAACTCACCTCTATTGGATTTCCGGATACATCAAGTTCCTTCAACAGATTCAATTTAACATTTGGCATAGAAGTCAACGAGTTATTAAGTAACAAAAGaatctttaacccttttagATACTGAAACTCCTTATCAGACGTCGaatcaatataattaaacGACAGATCCAAAACGTTTAAATTGGTCAACGGTAGAAGAGGAATATCTTTGAGACCACAACTGGCCAAGTATAATTGTCTCAAGCCAGGTAAGTAATGGAAGAGCTCTTTAAAATTCGCCTGAAGAATATTTTGAGATACATTCAAACTCAGAAGCTTTCCTAACGAGACAAACGAGTTGTCCGGTAGTATAGTTAGTCTATTATGAGCCAAATTCAATGATACTAATTGAGAAGTTGGAAAAGCGGTGGAATCTAAATGATCCACGAAATTGTCCGCCAAATTGAGATCCCTCAGAGTGTAGCCAAGTTCCAGAAAAGATAGCGAGGGAACTACGGTGAATTTATTGCTGCTCAAATCAAGAATCTCCAGTTTCGTTCCCTCGAAAACGTCTTTAGGCAATGATCTGATCTTGTTCCTTGATAAATTCAAGATTCTTAGATTCTTTAGATTGCGAAATTGCTTCGTGGATAATTGACTCAGCTGATTTCCACTTAAATCTAATTGTTGCAATGACTCCAAACCATGGAACGATTGCTTTCTTAAACTTTCTACCTTGTTGTCGCGGAGGTTTAATGTTTCCAGATATTTCAGAGCAAACGTACCTGAAAGATTTTAATAGAAacgttattaatttattttacatttcattttagtgaaaaagaaattgtaaaatctACCGGGTTCAAGAACAACGATAAAATTGCTCTCCAAATCCAAACTCTTCAAATTTGGTGTCCCATAAAACGTGTCAGCAGGCAAATGACTGATATTATTAAAGCTCAGGTCCAAGCTGGTCAAATTATTCGTCGAGCCGGCAGAGCTTATCAAAGAAATAGCGTTGTAAGATACATTGAGAACAAAATCTGGCCCACCAATTTCAGCGATGGCATCCAAATCGAGGACGGTCAATTTATTGAACTCCATATGAAGAAAATGTAAACTTGGTAAACCGTAAAGGGCGTTCTTCTCCATTTTGGTGATTCTATTGTAAGCTAACGATATGGTCACTAATTGTGGACAATCCATAATGGAACAAGAGGTAAGAAGCTTTATTCTATTTCCAGTCAAATCCAGTGACCTCAGTTCGGTCagattatggaaactaaagtCTGGAATCGCTTCGAGGAAATTGTAACCAAGCTTTACGTCCTTCAATTCCGGATGAACGCCGGATAGAAATATTCTTTCCGGTAGATAATGGAGACGATTCGATTCCAAATTGATGTATCGTAGTTTCTGGAAGGAATAAAACGCGGTTGCTTCAATCGTTTGGAAGTTATTGTTGTCTAGGACCAGCCATAGTAAGTTTGAAAGAGGTCTGAGGGCTCGTTGAGGGAAAACATCAGTGGCGAATGCGAAACTTAGCTCCAAAATGCCCAGGCTTTCCTCGATACCCACGAAACAATCGTCATCCAGCTCTGTTAGGTGGTTAAACGATAAACTGAGCTCTTTTAGCTTACCTGTAAacgatatttcaaattattctgGTAACAATTAACTCTCTAAAGAATGTGTCAGATAGAATGTTATCCAAAGCACAATTATCGACAGATAAAGGAGCTTACTTGCTCCTTTGAAGGTCTCCCCTTTCAATTTTGTTAAGATGTTGTTCCTAAGCAAGAGAATCTCAAGGTCCTCTGCCCATTCGAAATCACCTGGCTGAATGTGAGAGATCTTATTGTAACCGAGGTTCAAATGCAATAGCCTCTGGCATCTATTTCGAAAAATGTTCAATATAATTAAGCAATACctaagatatttaaaaaataaaaagaaatgaaaccTACTTGGATAAAGCTGCAACCGGAACTGCATCCAAGTTATTCGTAGCGAGTGAAAGTGCTCTCAAATTTTCAGCAAAATCTTGAAACGCCTCTCCAGATATATTCCTAATGTCATTACTAGCCAAATACAAATATGACAATTTTCTTAAACGACTGACCGCTCCAGGGACGCTTGGAAGGTCATTAGTCTCCAAATTCAAGTACTCCAAAACGTCCTCCAATCCACGAAATGCTTCATCGTCGATATTCTTAATGGAATTCGAAGATAAATGGATCCTCTTCGTTTCTATACGATCAAAAATCCCAGCCGGTAAGGTGGATAGTTTATTGCTATCCAAATTGAATTCCTTGATCTTCAAGGTTCTATTATTTGGAACAGATGTGCTGATCCATTCGATGCAATTTTCACTCACGTCCACCAGTTCCAAATTCGAGCTTTGAAAATCAGGCAACTCGAGATTCTTGAAGTCATTGCCTCTTAGATATAACCATGTTAGGTATTTTAATGTTTTTAACGACGATGGAAAGGATTTCAGAAGATTACTGTTCAAGCTAAGTGTGTACATGTTGGGAGGTAGACTGTCTTCTGATATGTCTTCAATATTATTGTTGTCGAGATTCAACCAGACTAATGATTCGAATGTAGAAAATACTTTTGGTATTTCAATGATTGAATTGTCACCGAAGAACGCGTTCGTTAGGGTGTCTTTTGTGTGGCCCCAGTCACCATCCAACGTTGTTAGGTGGTTACTGAAAAATGAAGTTTTCTTCCCTTAGTTTTGTCattcagaaattatttttttttaattacctatGCATGTTTAACCAGTTCAATTTCTTCAAATCTCGTAAAACCTTGAAAGGTACATCCTCCAATGCATTGTAACTGAGATCCAACGTACGTAAGCTATCTGCAATTCGCCTAATCACAGAATAAATAGGTACAAATGTTGCATTAGGTGAAAAGCGAGGAAACCTTTGAAGCCCGACTTACGAAAATGATTTGTCGCCAATGTTAGATAGTCTATTGCTCATCAACCCTAATGCTTCAACCCCAACCGAACTTGTAAGCGCATCGTTGTCTATTGCTTGCAATCCACTACCAACGACGTCCAATTGTGCCACATAATTTACAGAAACGTCTGcaaaaatagtaataatttttaaagaactATACTAAGTTTTCTAAAATGGTACATACATGGTATCccttggaaataaaaatatggaatttaatttgaaaaaattttatcgGAATTTTGTATCTTGCTATATACCAATCGAAGCGTATTTTTATCCTCTATAAAAAAGTGTTAAGGTACATGGGTCGAAAATTCATCGGTTCGAaagatatcttagggagagaCAGGGAGAGCCTGATGGtctctccctaagatatcttTTGAACCGATGAATTTTCCACCCAGGTACTATAATACTTTCTTATAGAGAATAAAAATACGCTTCGTTTGATATATAACAAAGTACAATTcctttaaaaacaaataaattgacCTTGAAGTCTTTGGTACCCCTCCACTTCCGGTGCCGACACACGCATCACATGGTGCTTCATTCGAcaccatttcattttttttttctatcttatACCTTTTTAGAGCTACCCAGTCACAAGGGACACCCTGCATGTTGTTGTTGTATGACCATATATACCTGGAAACTTGGCAAATGGTATTCCCATACAAGAGATGTCCATTTTTGTAAAATCTTCGTTGTCCTGTACCCAACACATGCACATCGTGTTGAATGTACATGGCACACTGTAGCAATTTTTCACGGTTAATGTGGAGAGAACGAGGAAAATTTTCATGCAAACATATTCCAAATTGCTTGACAACATCTGCAATGAAAAATTGCGGTGTATTATCTTCGGATGGACTTCCGAAAATGGGTC from Osmia bicornis bicornis chromosome 10, iOsmBic2.1, whole genome shotgun sequence encodes:
- the LOC114875570 gene encoding chaoptin-like, with amino-acid sequence MRPACLQLIYSGNIYQGINPVEQEISTIRYQYRNFPLWSPLRSIEPDARALSILPVLHLRPFSIIHLHLLFRTCSLFFSNQILFSNQMLSSNLEYVCMKIFLVLSTLTVKNCYSVPCTFNTMCMCWVQDNEDFTKMDISCMGIPFAKFPDVSVNYVAQLDVVGSGLQAIDNDALTSSVGVEALGLMSNRLSNIGDKSFSRIADSLRTLDLSYNALEDVPFKVLRDLKKLNWLNMHSNHLTTLDGDWGHTKDTLTNAFFGDNSIIEIPKVFSTFESLVWLNLDNNNIEDISEDSLPPNMYTLSLNSNLLKSFPSSLKTLKYLTWLYLRGNDFKNLELPDFQSSNLELVDVSENCIEWISTSVPNNRTLKIKEFNLDSNKLSTLPAGIFDRIETKRIHLSSNSIKNIDDEAFRGLEDVLEYLNLETNDLPSVPGAVSRLRKLSYLYLASNDIRNISGEAFQDFAENLRALSLATNNLDAVPVAALSKCQRLLHLNLGYNKISHIQPGDFEWAEDLEILLLRNNILTKLKGETFKGASKLKELSLSFNHLTELDDDCFVGIEESLGILELSFAFATDVFPQRALRPLSNLLWLVLDNNNFQTIEATAFYSFQKLRYINLESNRLHYLPERIFLSGVHPELKDVKLGYNFLEAIPDFSFHNLTELRSLDLTGNRIKLLTSCSIMDCPQLVTISLAYNRITKMEKNALYGLPSLHFLHMEFNKLTVLDLDAIAEIGGPDFVLNVSYNAISLISSAGSTNNLTSLDLSFNNISHLPADTFYGTPNLKSLDLESNFIVVLEPGTFALKYLETLNLRDNKVESLRKQSFHGLESLQQLDLSGNQLSQLSTKQFRNLKNLRILNLSRNKIRSLPKDVFEGTKLEILDLSSNKFTVVPSLSFLELGYTLRDLNLADNFVDHLDSTAFPTSQLVSLNLAHNRLTILPDNSFVSLGKLLSLNVSQNILQANFKELFHYLPGLRQLYLASCGLKDIPLLPLTNLNVLDLSFNYIDSTSDKEFQYLKGLKILLLLNNSLTSMPNVKLNLLKELDVSGNPIEELTKESFLSYPRLEKLNLRNLDKIRSVNKDCLRVLKYLKHLRIQTWPEADGFHLRFLLTGLPLRTVEIQVTEHLLKHQIQNVFSKQLRELTISGNDLEMISSEAFSTIEGGELILRIKDTRVRRLQSDIFLSLTKRLSQLTLDLRNNHINELSPSVIYGNLSWESVGTNMVAGGLQVSGNPLECDCEIAWLSLWLRRWLRESRQIHTASQSDARQLRTIAGRAVCTETTPSHSSDKVLLTLGTPHTACQASALSSGNYERLATTWLALVDIILLTIVAY